The Nitrosomonas sp. genomic sequence CAGTGGGGAAGACGGCATAAGTGGCGTCACAATCCAGCTGAAAGATGCAGGAGGCAACGTCATCGGCACCACCACCACGGACAGCAGCGGCAACTACAGTTTTGAAGTGACGGCGGGCACCTACTCGATTGGTATCACACCACCTGCAGGCTATGTTGTTTCCCCGCTTGACCAGGGCAGTAATGATGCGGCTGACAGCGACATTGATCCTGCGACGAACATGAGCGCGAATGTCACGGTAGCGGCAGGCGAGACCAACAACACGCTGGATGCGGGACTGTATCGCCTGGCTCAACTGGGCGACCGTGTCTGGCTGGATGAAAACGGCAATGGTCAGCAGGATGGCGGCGAAGCGGGTAAATCCGGCGTCACCGTTAACCTGCTGAACAATGCGGGCGCAATTGTTGCCACCCAAACGACGGACAGCAACGGCAACTACCTGTTTACCGATCTGATACCGGGCACCTATTCGGTAGAATTTGTTGCGCCATCGGGCTTTGAATTCACCGTCAAGGACAGTGGCGCGGACGCCAGCGACAGCGATGCTGATCCGGCCACGGGTAAAACGGGCACCTACACCCTGCAATCCGGCGATGACAACCGCACCGTTGACGCGGGACTCAAACTGATTCCGCAACCTGCTTTTATTGGTGACCGGGTATGGGAAGACAAGAACGCCAATGGTATTCAGGACAGTGGGGAAGACGGCATAAGTGGCGTCACAATCCAGCTGAAAGATGCAGGAGGCAACGTCATCGGCACCACCACCACGGACAGCAGCGGCAACTACAGTTTTGAAGTGACGGCGGGCACCTACTCGATTGGTATCACACCACCTGCAGGCTATGTTGTTTCCCCGCTTGACCAGGGCAGTAATGATGCGGCTGACAGCGACATTGATCCTGCGACGAACATGAGCGCGAATGTCACGGTAGCGGCAGGCGAGACCAACAACACGCTGGATGCGGGACTGTATCGCCTGGCTCAACTGGGCGACCGTGTCTGGCTGGATGAAAACGGCAATGGTCAGCAGGATGGCGGCGAAGCGGGTAAATCCGGCGTCACCGTTAACCTGCTGAACAATGCGGGCGCAATTGTTGCCACCCAAACGACGGACAGCAACGGCAACTACCTGTTTACCGATCTGGTGCCGGGCACCTATTCGGTAGAATTTGTTGCGCCATCGGGCTTTGAATTCACCGTCAAGGACAGTGGCGCGGACGCCAGCGACAGCGATGCTGATCCGGCCACGGGTAAAACGGGCACCTACACCCTGCAATCCGGCGATGACAACCGCACCGTTGACGCGGGACTCAAACTGATTCCGCAACCTGCTTTTATTGGTGACCGGGTATGGGAAGACAAGAACGCCAATGGTATTCAGGACAGTGGGGAAGACGGCATAAGTGGCGTCACAATCCAGCTGAAAGATGCAGGAGGCAACGTCATCGGCACCACCACCACGGACAGCAGCGGCAACTACAGTTTTGAAGTGACGGCGGGCACCTACTCGATTGGTATCACACCACCTGCAGGCTATGTTGTTTCCCCGCTTGACCAGGGCAGTAATGATGCGGCTGACAGCGACATTGATCCTGCGACGAACATGAGCGCGAATGTCACGGTAGCGGCAGGCGAGACCAACAACACGCTGGATGCGGGACTGTATCGCCTGGCTCAACTGGGCGACCGTGTCTGGCTGGATGAAAACGGCAATGGTCAGCAGGATGGCGGCGAAGCGGGTAAATCCGGCGTCACCGTTAACCTGCTGAACAATGCGGGCGCAATTGTTGCCACCCAAACGACGGACAGCAACGGCAACTACCTGTTTACCGATCTGGTGCCGGGCACCTATTCGGTAGAATTTGTTGCGCCATCGGGCTTTGAATTCACCGTCAAGGACAGTGGCGCGGACGCCAGCGACAGCGATGCTGATCCGGCCACGGGTAAAACGGGCACCTACACCCTGCAATCCGGCGATGACAACCGCACCGTTGACGCGGGACTCAAACTGATTCCGCAACCTGCTTTTATTGGTGACCGGGTATGGGAAGACAAGAACGCCAATGGCATTCAGGACAGTGGAGAAGACGGCATAAGTGGCGTCACAATCCAGCTGAAAGATGCAGGAGGCAACGTCATCGGCACCACCACCACGGACAGCAGCGGCAACTACAGTTTTGAAGTGACGGCGGGCACCTACTCGATTGGTATCACACCACCTGCAGGCTATGTTGTTTCCCCGCTTGACCAGGGCAGTAATGATGCGGCTGACAGCGACATTGATCCTGCGACGAACATGAGCGCGAATGTCACGGTAGCGGCAGGCGAGACCAACAACACGCTGGATGCGGGACTGTATCGCCTGGCTCAACTGGGCGACCGTGTCTGGCTGGATGAAAACGGCAATGGTCAGCAGGATGGCGGCGAAGCGGGTAAATCCGGCGTCACCGTTAACCTGCTGAACAATGCGGGCGCAATTGTTGCCACCCAAACGACGGACAGCAACGGCAACTACCTGTTTACCGATCTGATACCGGGCACCTATTCGGTAGAATTTGTTGCGCCATCGGGCTTTGAATTCACCGTCAAGGACAGTGGCGCGGACGCCAGCGACAGCGATGCTGATCCGGCCACGGGTAAAACGGGCACCTACACCCTGCAATCCGGCGATGACAACCGCACCGTTGACGCGGGACTCAAGGCGGTTCCTCATTCAGTCTGTCTTACCTAAAACTTCAATGGCAGTTCACCGACAGATGGGTCTGACGGTAACAGTCGCAGTTATACCGTGGAAGGCGTGACTGTGACGGCGACTGCATGGAGTCGTGATAAAGCTAATGACGCCTGGAGTAAAGCCTATCTGGGTGCATACAATGGTGGTCATGGTGTGACCGATAATAGTGAAGGAGATGGGTCCGGCAATAAACATACGGTTGATAATGTCGGTGGCCGTGACAACTTCGTTGTGTACCAGTTTTCAGAGAATGTCGTCGTTGATAAAGCTTTTCTGGGCTATGTTAGCGGGGATAGCGACATCCAGGTCTGGATTGGATCTTCTGCAACACCACTTACCAATATGAGTAATGCCGTATTGAGTAATCTTGGATTTACAGAGGTTAATACCACGACATCTTCATCGGCACGTTGGGCCGATATTAATGCCGGAAATTTATCCGGTAATGTGTTGGTGATCGCGGCTGACACCACGGATACATCTCCTGAAGATTACTTCAAGATTCAACAGCTCGTGGTATGTACGGAAGGTGGTCATCCGCCCGCAGAAAAAGCGAGTATTGGTGATCGAGTCTGGGAAGACAAAAACTTCAATGGTATTCAGGATGCCGGTGAAAGCGGGATCAAGAATGTTGCGGTCAAGTTGCTGAATACTGCGGGAAATGTCATTGCTACCACCACTACCGGTAACGATGGTCAGTATCGTTTTGATGGTCTGGATGCGGGAGACTATAAGGTTCAGGTAGTCGCGCCTTCCGGGTACTACTATACCAAGCAGGATAAGGGCGGCAATGATGCGCTTGATTCTGACGTCAATAGCGGTGGAATGACGGGTGTTTATACACTTGCCGCCGGACAGGAAAATCTGACGGTCGATGCAGGGCTTTATCGCAAGGCCAGTATTGGTGATCGAGTATGGGAAGATTCCAACCACAATGGTATTCAGGACAAAGGTGAATTCAACATCAAGGGGATAAGAGTTTCGCTCCTCGATGCCAATGGCAACATTATTGCGAATACCACCACCAATTCATCCGGTAATTATTTGTTCAGTAATCTGGATCCAGGTACCTATAGTCTGAGATTTGATAAAGCGGATGTGAAGCATTATAGCTACTGGAACAGTTGGGCCAATATGAACAACTGGAAATGGGGTGCCAAAGATGTCGGCAGTGACGACAATAAAGACTCGGATGTCAATAATTCAGGTAGTTACACACGTTACGCCTACACCGCGAAAACATTCCTGGAATCTGGCGAGAATGACATGCGTTGGGATGCCGCTATCACACCAATCGTGATCGATTTGAACGGTGATGGCATCAAAACTATTGCGCGTGCGGATTCACAGGGTGTATTCGATTTGTTTGGTAACGGTAAAAGTGTTCACTCCGGTTGGGTGTCCGGTGAGGATGGTTTGCTTGCGATCGACAGAAATGGCAATGGTGTAATCGATGATATTTCCGAGTTGTTTGGTGGCACGACTCAGGGTGAAGGCTTTGCCAGGCTGGCTGAATTCGATACCAATGGCGATGGCTGGGTAGATACAAACGATGCCGACTTTGCCAGGCTGCTTGTCTGGCAAGATAAGAATGGCGACCATCAAACCGATCAAGGTGAATTGATCAGTTTAAATAACGCTGGCATCGCCAGCCTCAGCACCAGCTTCAGTGAATTGCCGTTTGTCGATGCACAAGGTAATCTTCATCTGGAGAGAAGCGAGGCTATCTTGCAAAACGGCCAGTCAGTAGATATGACAGATGTTTACTTCAATGTGTCTCTGGAAGATGCGACTGATGCCGGTGTTCAGACATCAAGCATGCTTGATCTTTTGGGTGATACTGTGCAGGCGGAAGTAGTTAACACGCATCTCTGGATGGTGTAATTTAATGATGCTCAGTCGCTGATATATTCTCTGGCGTTGTTGGCGACCGGGTCATCGATCAGATCGCTGTTATTTGTACACAGCCTGTTATTTGAATAAAGTAACAGGCTGTTTTTATTGTGTGCCCAGCATGGGCGCGCTTCTGCGGGTGTAAGTCCCGCCGTAAGTTGATCACAACGAACGAAGTGAAGCGCAACTGCGTGAGGGCGACCGAGTAAGAGACCACGAAGCTCTCGTGATCAAGGCGACGATGTATCGGGAATTGAAAGTGCTGGGTGCGTCAGAGATCGCCCGGTGCGGACCCGCATACCGGGTGGTGTGGCAGGGGTGCCTCCTAAGAATGGAGGCTCCCTATGCCGATTTCGTTGGTTTATTCAGAAGCAGTCACGCTAATCTTTTTAGGTTGCACGGATTCCCGTTTGGGGATAGTAATCTCCAGCACACCGTGTTTGGATGCTGCCGAGATAGCGTCAGGGTTGGCGGTATCCGGTAGGCTGAAGCGGCGATAGAATGAGCCATAAGTTCGTTCTACGCGTTTATAACCTTCCTTCTCTGTTTTTGCTTCTGTTTGTTTTTCACCTTTAATAGTCAATACGCCGTTTTCCATGCTGACATCTATTTCCTCCGGTTTAACGCCCGGTAAATCAGCATGCAGTACAAATTTGCCTGCTTCTTCCTTGATATCTACAGCTGGCGCCCATTCTGCGGTTGCCGAGGAACCATCTCCGCCAGCATCATCGCGCACCCGCTCCAATTCACGTTGTAACTGTGTCAACAAACCCCAGGGTTCGTATTTTGTCATTGCCATGTTAGCCTCCATATCGAAAAAAATATCCACTAACAGGTTGCCGCGAAACCACATACCCAGCCAACCTGAACCTGAATATTGACGGAACGAATTCCTTGATCTCTACAGGACAGTCAGTATTTCAATCAGGATGTTCTATCAACTTCAGTAAGAATATAAGGCTGGCCAGGCTATTTTCAAGTAGGCGCAAAAAATCGTTTCTTTAGAGGGGTATCAGGTTGTCTGCAGCCAATCCTTGCCAATTAGAAAGTCGCTGTACAATCTGGCTTCGGGAGTACCTGCTTCGGGTGACCAGTTGTAGCGCCATTTGACAATTGGTGGCAGTGACATCAGGATGGATTCAGTGCGCCCTCCGGTCTGCAATCCGAACAACGTACCACGATCCCATACCAGGTTAAATTCAACGTAGCGTCCACGACGATATGCCTGGAAATCCCGTTCGCGCTCGCCATAAGTAATATCACAACGCTTCTGTACAATGGGCACATAAGCGGCCAAAAAATGATCACCGACGTTCTGGGTGAGATGAAAGCAAGTTGTAAAATCCGGCTGGTTAAAATCATCAAAAAAGATTCCACCGATCCCACGCGGCTCCTGGCGATGTTTTAAGTAAAAATAGTCATCGCACCATTTTTTGAAGCGCGGGTAATAATCGCTACCCGTAGGATCGAGCGCACGCTGGCAGGTCTGATGAAAATGTATGGCATCTTCCTCAAAACCATAATAAGGGGTCAAATCCATGCCCCCACCGAACCACCACACCGGCTCAGCACCTTCCTTAATTGCTTCGAAAAAGCGTACATTCATGTGCACGGTAGGTGCATAAGGATTGCGTGGATGCAGTACAAGCGAAACACCTGTAGCCTCAAATGCCCTGCCAGCCAGCTCCGGACGCGCAGCCGTTGCAGAAGCGGGAAGACCGCTTCCATAAACATGCGAAAAATTTACACCGCCACGTTCCAGTATGTTGCCTTCTTCGATTACGCAACTGGTACCGCCGCCACCCTGTGGTCGCTCCCAGCTATCGCGCCGGAATTTTTTGCCATCCATTTCCTCCAGTCCGGATACGATCCGGTTTTGCAAATCCAGTAAATATGCTTTTACTTCCCCGCTGTTCATATTCTCTCCTTGATGAAATTCTTCGCCATTTTACCTGCGAGCCTTGTTATTCTGAATGATCTTGTCCTACTCTACGCACGATTGGCGCAACCTGCGATTTTCATACCCATGATAAACTCTGAAGTTACCTTTTGAGGAAAAAACAATGTCAGGCAATTCGATTGGAAAACTTTTCAGCGTCACATCTTTTGGTGAATCCCACGGACCGGCAATTGGCTGTGTCGTCGATGGATGTCCGCCAGGGCTTGCCTTGTCAGAGCAAGATATACAACTGGAGCTTGATCGGCGCAAACCCGGCACATCGCGTCATGTGACACAGCGCCATGAAACCGATCAGGTGGAGATTCTCTCTGGAGTATTTGAAGGACACACCACGGGCACGCCTATCGCCCTGCTGATTCGCAACATTGATCAACGCAGCAAGGATTACAGCAAAATCATGGATGTTTTCCGCCCTGGTCATGCGGACTACACCTACTGGCAAAAGTATGGTATTCGCGATTACCGTGGCGGTGGTCGCGCTTCAGCGCGTGAAACTGCCGTACGTGTCGCCGCCGGGGCCATAGCAAAAAAATGGCTGAACCAGCACCATGGCGTAAATATTCGTGGTTACATGGCACAACTTGGTCCCATTTGCTTACCTTTTAAAGATTGGGAAGATGTGAGTCAGAATCCTTTTTTTGCAGCAGATAATTCGCGCGTAGCAGAGCTGGAAGTATTCATGGATGATCTGCGCAAATCGGGAGATTCGATTGGCGCCAGAATTACGGCTGTAGCTGAAGGGGTACCCGTTGGTTGGGGTGAGCCGGTATACGACCGACTTGACGCCGAAATTGCTCATGCCATGATGAGCATCAATGCTGTCAAGGGTGTTGAAATTGGGGCAGGATTTGAGTGCGTTACGCAGAAAGGTACTGAGCATTCCGATGAAATCACCCCGGACGGATTTGTGAGCAATCATGCAGGCGGTATTTTAGGCGGTATTTCTACCGGGCAATCAATCATCGTCAATGTCGCCGTTAAACCTACTTCCAGCATTCGCCTGGAACGACGCTCCATCGACAAGAATGGACATCCTGCCATTGTGCAGACCCATGGCCGTCACGATCCCTGTGTTGGTATTCGTGCTACACCAATCGTGGAAGCCATGCTCGCGCTGGTATTGATGGATCATGCATTACGACATCGCGCACAGAATAGGGATGTTGTTTGTCAAACCCCGCGTGTGCCGGCGAGTATCGCCGACCACCATCCAGTCGCCAGAGACCATCAGCAACCCATCCTGACCGAAGATCCGGAACCGGATGAAGCATCCTGACGTTCTGCAAAATCTGTCCTGACTGTTAATCTGCCTGCCCACTGCAAGGCAGTATGTTGTGGAATACAATGGTGAAAGTCGTGCCTGTATTGGGCACACTGAGTGCTCGTATCTTGATATTGTTGTTTCTGGCGGCTATCTTGACCAGAGACAGTCCGATACCGCTGGATGAACTGTTATGCACCACTGCTCTGGATGAATAAAAATATTCATTAAAAATATTGGGAAGGTCTTTCTCTTCAATACCAATACCATGATCTGTGATGGCGATACTCCCCTCGTTATCCTCAAAATTGACTGTCGAAATGACTTCCACAGAAGAATGGTCAAGAGAATAGGTAACCGCATTTGAAATAATATTTTCCAGAATAATTTCGATCTGATCCGGGATGCCGGCTACCAGAAAATCCTGAGTGACGTGATTAAGTTTGATATTTCTGGTACTTGCAACTGGTTCTAGCTTGTCGATAGCTTTTGTGATTACTGCTGCCATGCTGATCTGTTCCATCCTTTCCTGAGTATGCACAGATGCTTTTAATCGCTCTAACCGGAGCATATCCAGGATCAGTCTTGACATGCTGGCCCCACGTTTATCGATTCTTGCCAGCACTTCCTTAATATCTGCAGACACCTCTCCGCAGTAGCCGCCATTGATCAGATTAATCTTGCTGCGGATGGCATCCAATGGCGCCTTGAGCTGATGCGTTACCAGCATGCCGTACTGGTCCTTGTTAAATTGCGCTTGTTTCACCTGTTCCATCGCTTCCTTGAGATGCTGTTCATGCGCACGTACCACAATCGACAAACGTGACACCACATACCAGACAATCAGAAACAGTGAATTCAGCGATGCCATCCATAGTAGAACTCTTCCCTTATTCAGGCTTTCATCCGGAACTGCCTGTGCACCGACCATGATGGACTGATAAACATAAATAAACATGCCGCTTTCCGAGATGAGCAGGGTGGTGTACATCATCACGACAATCACCAGAACAATCAGACTCTCGATCGCGGAAAAAAAGATACATGCCAGTGCAATATGCAGGATATAGAAAAATGGTGCTGGAGTGGCCGTACTGCCAACATAGTGCACGACAATCGACAGACAAATCAGGTCAACAATAATCTGCGCCCACAGATTGACTGATGGAGAGTTGTAACGGGAAGGTTCGCCGAAGTCAAGTGCATAAATATAGACAAAATTTGCACCACTCAAAATAATGCTGATAGCGAGTGGCCAGGTCTGATTTTCCTTTACTCCCAGCCAGGCAAGCGTTTCTGATGCGGTCAGAAAGAATATCTGCAGCAGAATAAGCCCGGCAACCACCGCCCACCTGAAAATGATAAACCACCGAATGTTTTCGACCAGTATCTCATTACTGAGTTTGTGACCTTTTTCCCTGGCGGCAGTAATATCGAACTGATGATTACGATCGCCCCAGGAAAAATTGATTTCAGCCATCGCCAGTCACGCTAGGCAGAGCCAGGCAGTTTGCTGGGGTCGCGATCGAGCCGGTCACGAATAATCGATAGCAATACAGCAGGTTCTACCGGTTTTTCGATGATACAAACCCATTCCTGTGATTTATCTGCAAAGTAGGGCAGGATCATATCGCCCAGTGAAGTCATGAAAATAGCCTGCATACCGGGGAACCGTTCATGCAATTCCATGTAGGTTTTCAGACCGGCATCCATAGACTCGACCATAACATCCAGAATCGCCAAATCAGGAACAGACTCCTTATTATTCAATGCATCAATGAAACTGGCTGATGTGTGATAACTATCGACTTCATACCCACTCATCGTCAGAATCCGCCTGACGGTATCACGAATATCAGGATCATCATCAATGTGCGCTATTTTTTGTGGCATGTTATTCCTCTGATTAACAGTTCCCGCGTAACCCGGACTTACGGATCAGCGATCATTTTTTTGAGGCCACTACTCTATGGCACCCGGGAAAATACTAAACCTAACGGTTCAGTCTAGCAAGAATTTTCACGCTTAATCAGTCTTTTGTATTCCGCCTTGATACTGGGTTGCGTTTCGCTTATCTGGGCTGCTGGTCATGCGACTAAACTATCATCACACCATATAAATTGTCAGAATAATTTGTATTTAAAATAAACTTTTGTGAAATTAGATTCACCCATGTTTTAATTATTAACTAATTTAATCTAATTTTCAAGGTGTTATATGAGATTAAAAATCTGGTTCGAGCTTCTTCTTAGAGAAAGATGAGTCCTATGATACGGACGAGTATGAGCACCAACAGGCTGAACATGCTGAATTGCAGTGACAGTTTGCTAAATACATTTAACTCTCACCCTTTACTTTTTTTGGAGGGCCGCGTTTCTTCGTCTTAAGTTCACGACCAGTCATTGCTGTTAATTTTTCGACCTAATCCTCCGGGCCAAATGGTCGGGTATTGCAATACGAGGTAAGCGAGCCATGCTGACAGCATTGAATAATTAGTATATTTGGTAAACTGTCACCGTAATTGAATTGCAACGTGGCCGGAATTAAAGGGTTACGGTGACAGTTTACTAAATATACCGATTATGCAACATTGCTAGCATGGCATAGTTAGTGTATTTAGTAAACTGTCACCGTAACCACCGTAACCACCGTAACTCGGAATTAAAAAGCAGCGTGCTATAAATACCATCGTGTAATTCACCATTTGGGTAAACTGATATTGTTCAGGTTGTTCCATTTATTCATGCCGTTAGTTATCGCGGATAACGGTCAACTGAGGTTTCTAGGTTCAAGCATGAATCCGTGACGGCTTGATCAGCGACTCGGCGGGGATACCCAGTTCCCGGTTCAGTTTCCAGATCATTTTCAAAGTCAGCGCGCGTTTGTAGTTCAGTATTTCGTAAACCCGATTGCTTTTGCCGATCATGGGTTCAAGATCCTTCACGGTAAGCCCTTTTTGCTCCATCTCAAACTTGATCGCTTCGACTGGATCGGGTAAATCCAACGGATAGTGCCTGGCCTCATAGGCCTCCACCAGAGTGACCAGCACATCCAGCTTTTCACCCTCCGGCGTATCGGGAGCGGCTTTCATCAGCGCTTCAATCTCTTTCAGCGCCGCTCGGTAATCGGTATCGGTTCTAACAGGTTTAATATCCATTGACTTTGATTTCCTTAATTCCTAACTCTTATTAGACAAGCTGCGCATCAATCAGGTCGTATTGCGCGTGTGTGCCAATAAAACGAATGTACACCACGCGATAGGCATAGTTAATCCAGACTACCAGCCGATACTTATTGCCAGCGATGTTGAATATGACTCTACCGTCTTTGATAATGCTGGCGTTCTTAAAATCCTGTTTGACCGCAGACGGGGATGCCCAATCGGCCTTCAGCGTATGCCGATACCAGGCAAGAACCGGTTGCATGGCATCGCTATAAGCGGGATTGCTTTCCCAGAATGCCTTTAACGTGGACAGCGCGATGACTCTCATAGCGCCAATGATAGTCCCGTATTGGGACTGGTGCAAGCGCTTATGTACGAAAAGTCGATCAGGGCACGAAGCGCCGCCAGAGTACAATTCTGACACCGGTTTGCAGGTGTGGTGATTCTCCTTGGCACGTCAATTGGAATCGTGCCACAATGTTTTCAATTATGCCAAAATTGATAACACAAACCGAAGTGCGACTTGATCCTCAGGGCCGGTTGGTCATTCCTGCGCCGCTCAGGCATTCGCTCGGATTTGAATCCGGGGATAGTCTGATTGCTCGTATGGAAGATGGCCGCTTGATTTTGGAAAAAGCGGAGACAATCAAGCGGCGTCTCAAGAATCGTTTCGCCCAGTTGCCGCCAGGCGCCAGCCTGGCTGAAGAATTGATTGCAGAGCGGCGGGAGGAAGCAAAACGGGAAATTAAGGAATGACGGTTATTCTTGATGCATCGGCTTTGCTGAGTTTTTTGCAAAATGAACCGGGAAATAATCAAGTGGAAGCGGTTTTGCCGGAAGCCGTCATTTGCAGTGTTAATTGGTCTGAGGTGGTACAAAAAACGATAGCGGCGGGTGTCGATATCTGAATCGCCCCGGTTTTTCCGGAGACTATTTGCCTTGAGCCAAACCGCATCGACTGACTCTCTTGGATTCCTTGATTCCGGTAACAGTTTACTAAATATACTTAACTCCCACCCTTTACTTTTTTTGGGGGCCGCGTTTCTTCGTCTTAAGTTCACGACCAGTCATTGCCGTTAATTTTTCGACCTAATCCTCCGGGCCAATTTGATGCAGAATTATATCGGTGATCGGTTATTGATCAGAGGCTCCTTAACAGACCGTAGGTTGGGGTGACGACAGGAACCCCAACATGGAGAATCACGCCCTCCAGCATTTTTAACCGAATTGGCCTTTGTCGTTGTCGATCATTAACTGTTTTGCTGGCCCATTACCTTGCTTTTGTGGCTTACTGGGGGCTGAATGGTTGTCGTGTTGGGGTTCGTACCTCACCCCTACCTACGCGCTGTCACCGTAACGCCACCGTAACGCACGTGCGACAATTTGTCACATTGACAGGATCGGTTTTTGATGTAGATTGATTGGGGCAACTTCACGTTTCATTCGTCAGCAATGGTAGAAGATAAATTCTCCGAATATAATTTTTACTGGAGATAATAAAATGTCGATATCAAAAACTTTGTGTGTTGGTTTTCTGGCTGCATGCTTATATGGAAATTTCGTGTTCGCACAAGAAGTTATTAAGGATAGTTATATTATCCTTTT encodes the following:
- a CDS encoding carboxypeptidase regulatory-like domain-containing protein, with protein sequence MEGVTVTATAWSRDKANDAWSKAYLGAYNGGHGVTDNSEGDGSGNKHTVDNVGGRDNFVVYQFSENVVVDKAFLGYVSGDSDIQVWIGSSATPLTNMSNAVLSNLGFTEVNTTTSSSARWADINAGNLSGNVLVIAADTTDTSPEDYFKIQQLVVCTEGGHPPAEKASIGDRVWEDKNFNGIQDAGESGIKNVAVKLLNTAGNVIATTTTGNDGQYRFDGLDAGDYKVQVVAPSGYYYTKQDKGGNDALDSDVNSGGMTGVYTLAAGQENLTVDAGLYRKASIGDRVWEDSNHNGIQDKGEFNIKGIRVSLLDANGNIIANTTTNSSGNYLFSNLDPGTYSLRFDKADVKHYSYWNSWANMNNWKWGAKDVGSDDNKDSDVNNSGSYTRYAYTAKTFLESGENDMRWDAAITPIVIDLNGDGIKTIARADSQGVFDLFGNGKSVHSGWVSGEDGLLAIDRNGNGVIDDISELFGGTTQGEGFARLAEFDTNGDGWVDTNDADFARLLVWQDKNGDHQTDQGELISLNNAGIASLSTSFSELPFVDAQGNLHLERSEAILQNGQSVDMTDVYFNVSLEDATDAGVQTSSMLDLLGDTVQAEVVNTHLWMV
- a CDS encoding Hsp20/alpha crystallin family protein, producing the protein MAMTKYEPWGLLTQLQRELERVRDDAGGDGSSATAEWAPAVDIKEEAGKFVLHADLPGVKPEEIDVSMENGVLTIKGEKQTEAKTEKEGYKRVERTYGSFYRRFSLPDTANPDAISAASKHGVLEITIPKRESVQPKKISVTASE
- a CDS encoding HAMP domain-containing histidine kinase — encoded protein: MAEINFSWGDRNHQFDITAAREKGHKLSNEILVENIRWFIIFRWAVVAGLILLQIFFLTASETLAWLGVKENQTWPLAISIILSGANFVYIYALDFGEPSRYNSPSVNLWAQIIVDLICLSIVVHYVGSTATPAPFFYILHIALACIFFSAIESLIVLVIVVMMYTTLLISESGMFIYVYQSIMVGAQAVPDESLNKGRVLLWMASLNSLFLIVWYVVSRLSIVVRAHEQHLKEAMEQVKQAQFNKDQYGMLVTHQLKAPLDAIRSKINLINGGYCGEVSADIKEVLARIDKRGASMSRLILDMLRLERLKASVHTQERMEQISMAAVITKAIDKLEPVASTRNIKLNHVTQDFLVAGIPDQIEIILENIISNAVTYSLDHSSVEVISTVNFEDNEGSIAITDHGIGIEEKDLPNIFNEYFYSSRAVVHNSSSSGIGLSLVKIAARNNNIKIRALSVPNTGTTFTIVFHNILPCSGQAD
- the aroC gene encoding chorismate synthase, producing MSGNSIGKLFSVTSFGESHGPAIGCVVDGCPPGLALSEQDIQLELDRRKPGTSRHVTQRHETDQVEILSGVFEGHTTGTPIALLIRNIDQRSKDYSKIMDVFRPGHADYTYWQKYGIRDYRGGGRASARETAVRVAAGAIAKKWLNQHHGVNIRGYMAQLGPICLPFKDWEDVSQNPFFAADNSRVAELEVFMDDLRKSGDSIGARITAVAEGVPVGWGEPVYDRLDAEIAHAMMSINAVKGVEIGAGFECVTQKGTEHSDEITPDGFVSNHAGGILGGISTGQSIIVNVAVKPTSSIRLERRSIDKNGHPAIVQTHGRHDPCVGIRATPIVEAMLALVLMDHALRHRAQNRDVVCQTPRVPASIADHHPVARDHQQPILTEDPEPDEAS
- the hemF gene encoding oxygen-dependent coproporphyrinogen oxidase: MNSGEVKAYLLDLQNRIVSGLEEMDGKKFRRDSWERPQGGGGTSCVIEEGNILERGGVNFSHVYGSGLPASATAARPELAGRAFEATGVSLVLHPRNPYAPTVHMNVRFFEAIKEGAEPVWWFGGGMDLTPYYGFEEDAIHFHQTCQRALDPTGSDYYPRFKKWCDDYFYLKHRQEPRGIGGIFFDDFNQPDFTTCFHLTQNVGDHFLAAYVPIVQKRCDITYGERERDFQAYRRGRYVEFNLVWDRGTLFGLQTGGRTESILMSLPPIVKWRYNWSPEAGTPEARLYSDFLIGKDWLQTT
- a CDS encoding transcriptional regulator produces the protein MDIKPVRTDTDYRAALKEIEALMKAAPDTPEGEKLDVLVTLVEAYEARHYPLDLPDPVEAIKFEMEQKGLTVKDLEPMIGKSNRVYEILNYKRALTLKMIWKLNRELGIPAESLIKPSRIHA
- a CDS encoding response regulator; this encodes MPQKIAHIDDDPDIRDTVRRILTMSGYEVDSYHTSASFIDALNNKESVPDLAILDVMVESMDAGLKTYMELHERFPGMQAIFMTSLGDMILPYFADKSQEWVCIIEKPVEPAVLLSIIRDRLDRDPSKLPGSA
- a CDS encoding type II toxin-antitoxin system HigB family toxin → MRVIALSTLKAFWESNPAYSDAMQPVLAWYRHTLKADWASPSAVKQDFKNASIIKDGRVIFNIAGNKYRLVVWINYAYRVVYIRFIGTHAQYDLIDAQLV
- a CDS encoding AbrB/MazE/SpoVT family DNA-binding domain-containing protein, translating into MPKLITQTEVRLDPQGRLVIPAPLRHSLGFESGDSLIARMEDGRLILEKAETIKRRLKNRFAQLPPGASLAEELIAERREEAKREIKE